TCGCGAGCTCGCGATCGACCAGCGCCCATCATGGCGATGAGGATTGCGACTCCCATGAGGACCACCATCAGGACAACCACGAGGTCGAGACGCGCCACGCCCGGACGGCATGAGGAGCGTGTGTGCAACTCGGAACGGTGATGAGGATTCATGTTCACTCCGTGTTCCATGCGCCAAGAAGAAGTGCAAGGTCGGCCCCGTTCACCACACCATTGCCGTCAAGATCGGCGATGTTCCCCTGTCCGGTCGCGCCCCATTGTCCAAGGAGCTGGGCGAGGTCCGCCGCATCGACCACGCCATTGCCGTCGAGGTCACCGAGAAGCGGATTGATGATCACCACACGACCAGCGCCCTGTTCGCCCCGCGCCCCGGGTGCCCCGGGAACTCCGATGACGAGGCGTGCGCCACTCATGGCCAGCGACAATCCGAAGTCCTCGTCGGCGGTTCCATCCCATCGAGCCGTTGGAATCCAGTTGGCTTGAAGGCCCGTGCCGCTGGGTCGATACCGGAAGACCGAGGCGATTCCCGCACCGTCGCTCACCGCTGCATCGGCGCCGATGAAGATCGAACCATGGCCGATGGCGACCGACCGACCGAAACCCTCGCAGAAGTCCTCGACGGGCGCAATGATCGACTCTTCGAGAATCCAGTTCCCCTCGATGAGGCGATAGGCGTAGACCATGCCGCGCGACTGGGGCGCGTCGGTGCCCGGCGCCGGTGCCCCGACGAGCAGCAGGTCGCCCTTCATGGCCAGCGACAGACCAAAGCGATCCCCTTCGGTCGGGAAAGGCGCTTGAAGCGAGGCGGCGATGCTCCACGCATCGGCCTCATCGCGGTGCATGAGGTGCACGACTCCAGAGAGCGGCAGGTCACCGTGCACGAGCGTGGCGCTGGCCGCCGCCCACGGCCCGCTGATGGCGACGACCTGTCCGAAGCCCCGTTGAACCGGGAAGTCCGGCGCGTCGATGAAGGTGCCTTCCACAATGCCACCGCCGGAGTCATGGAAGAAGCGAACCCGCCCCTCGCTGGGATTCGCTGGCGGCGGGCTGGGCCGCCTGCCGGGCGAACTGACGATGACCCAGCCCTGATCGGCGGCCACCGCGCGCCCGAACCAGTGGTTCGCCGTTGTCTCATTGACGAAGGCCAGCGGCTGCAACTCGCCGAGAGGGGAGAGCCGAAAGAAGTCCACCCCTCCACGCATCGTCGTGGCCTGTGTGAGGAGCTGGGCTCTTCCCGGAGCACCCACCACCAACAGGTCTCCATCGAGCGCGAACGAGATGCCATAGAGGGCTCCAAAGTAGTCGGAGCCCAACTGGTCGGCAGGAGCCCAGAGATCCCCGTCATTGCGATAGACATTGACCCGGCCCTGCAGCGATGGAAGGCGAGCGATGACGCCGCTGACCATGAACTGACCGCTCGCCGCCACCGCGGTGCCGAAGAAGTCGAACGGAACCGGATCCGCGAGCATCACTTCCTGCGCCGCAATGGCCGGCCTTGGTCCGAACATGGCGACACATCCAACCACGGCGACGACGGCGCCACCCCGAATTGCCCCGCTCCTCGTGTTTCTGGATGCATTCCACATGATCTCGAATGTACGCAGATCGCGCAGGACCGAGCGCCTGAAGGTCCAACTTCATGAAAGTTCCGCTTCTGGTGTACCCCCGCGCTGCCAGGCGACCATCGTCACAGCGTCGCACGGTGAGCCGCCGAGTAGCATCCCCGGCCCGTGGCCAATCTCCTTCTCGGTGTCGATGTCGGGACCAGTGCCACCAAGTGCGTCCTGATTGACGACTCGGGCCGCGAACTTGCGGCCGCACAGCAGGGTTACGCATTCGACACGCCGCGACCAGGTTGGGCCGAGCAGGATCCGCACACCTGGTGGCTTTCGGCAGTAGCGGCCATTCGGCAGGTGCTCGAGCGCTCGCAGGCTGAACCGCGAGACATCGTCGGCATCGGGCTCACCGGTCAGATGCACGGGCTGGTGCTGCTCGACAGCGCCGGCCAGGCGCTTCGGCCCTGCATCATGTGGAACGATCAGCGCTCGGCGGCGGAGTGCGATCGCATTGAGCGCGAGATCGGGCTTGCGTCGCTCCTTGCATGGACCGGCAATCGACTCCTCCCCGGGTTCACCGCACCGAAGATCGCGTGGGTGCGCGCCAATGAGCCGGAGATCTGGTCGCGGGTGCGGCACATCCTGCTGCCCAAGGACTACCTGCGATTCAAGCTCTCGGGAACGGCGGCGACCGATGCGAGCGACGCGAGCGGCACGCTGCTCTTCGACTGCGCTCAGCGCCGCTGGAGCGATCCGATGATCGCCTCGCTCGGCATCGATCGAGGAATGCTGCCGCGCGTCTTCGAGGGTACGGAGGTCTGCGCGACCCTCTCGGGCGAGGCGGCGCAACTCACCGGACTCCCCGAGGGCGTGCCGATTGTCGCCGGCGCGGGCGACCAGGCGGCGCAGGCCATCGGCGCCGCGCTCATCGACGAAGGCGTCGTCGGGGCCACGCTTGGCACCAGCGGGGTCATCTTCGCCGCTTCGCAGACCTTCCACGGCACCAGCGATGGTTCGCTGCACGCCTTCTGTCACGCAATTCCCGATCGTTGGCACATGATGGGCGTGATGCTCTCGGCGGCGGGCAGCCTCTCATGGTTCGCCGAATCGCTCGCGCAGGATGCGCGGCGGAGCGCCGTTGAGCGCGGCGTTGATCTCTTCGAAATGCTCTGTGCCGAGGCGGGCACCGCCCCTGCAGGGTGCGATGGGCTCACCTTTCTCCCCTATCTGAGCGGCGAGCGCACTCCGCATGCCGACCCCCATGCGCGCGGCGTCTTCGCTGGATTGAGCACGCGCCACCGCAGGCCGCACCTGGTGCGCGCGATCCTCGAGGGCGTGACTTTTGGCATGCTCGATTGCCTCGACCTGATTCGGCAGGCAGGAGTCCAAGTGCGCGAAGTGCGCCTGGGCGGCGGTGGCGCACGCAGCGCCGTGTGGCGACAGCTCTGCGCCGATGTCTTCGAGGCGCCGGTGGTCACCATGCGCACCAACGCGGGCGCCGCATTCGGCGCTGCGCTGGT
This region of Phycisphaeraceae bacterium genomic DNA includes:
- the xylB gene encoding xylulokinase, encoding MANLLLGVDVGTSATKCVLIDDSGRELAAAQQGYAFDTPRPGWAEQDPHTWWLSAVAAIRQVLERSQAEPRDIVGIGLTGQMHGLVLLDSAGQALRPCIMWNDQRSAAECDRIEREIGLASLLAWTGNRLLPGFTAPKIAWVRANEPEIWSRVRHILLPKDYLRFKLSGTAATDASDASGTLLFDCAQRRWSDPMIASLGIDRGMLPRVFEGTEVCATLSGEAAQLTGLPEGVPIVAGAGDQAAQAIGAALIDEGVVGATLGTSGVIFAASQTFHGTSDGSLHAFCHAIPDRWHMMGVMLSAAGSLSWFAESLAQDARRSAVERGVDLFEMLCAEAGTAPAGCDGLTFLPYLSGERTPHADPHARGVFAGLSTRHRRPHLVRAILEGVTFGMLDCLDLIRQAGVQVREVRLGGGGARSAVWRQLCADVFEAPVVTMRTNAGAAFGAALVAGIGCSTFASAEDAVARTVTVADRVEPRTDLAAFRTAQRRYRELYPALKPWFAAAQ